In Carettochelys insculpta isolate YL-2023 chromosome 10, ASM3395843v1, whole genome shotgun sequence, the DNA window AAACAAATGAATTTGCGGAGAGCTGGGGACCTCTCAAAGCAGGGACCAGCCATGGCAGAGAACCAGAGCACTGGGGAAAGTAGTGAAAgcgagggggagagagaaaacaggGCAGAGACCCAAAGGGAGGGGAGCTCCAGGCAGTTACCTCCTGCTGCAGTGAGGGGTGTGGAGAGGTTTGTTTACACATCCATGCTGTTTGTGCGCCATTATTAAAGAAACTCTTATCTCCAAAGCACATGCGACACGCAGAGGACACGCAGACGGGTTGCTGGTAGAGCTACACTGGTGGGGGAGTTGATTTTCTAGCGAAGCATTTATACTGGGATAGCCTCTAACAGGACATAGGTGCAAAGCTTATTCCCCTTCCCTTACGCCGTGGGAATAAACCATACAGGTGtctttacaccagtgtaacttgGCTACATGTATACTACAGACCCTGGCCAGCCTACTTACTGGGTCAAGGGTGTGACACGGCACCATTTGTGACTGATGGAGGTGTGCAGACAAAACCCCTTTGAGTACACAGAGTTATATGGGTAATACAACGTGAGTGGGCTGCTTGTTTCGCTCTGGGAAAACAAGAGTATGAGCAGCTGGAATATGCAGTATCACGGCAAATGGCATAAATTGCATGCAAACTAGAAGCGCTTTGCTGGTGTAACACAGAGCTGCATCTGGACCGGCAAACGGCTCCCACGGTGGACATGGCCTGCATCCACACCATACGGCTGTGCTGCTTCAGTTATACCGCTCTCGTAAACCTGGTGCAACTCCTGGGAAGCCACAAGACAGTGCTGCTGAGATGGAAGTGGGTTCCAGACCCTGGTGCCACTCAGCTGTCCCTACGGGTGTTCGTTACAGCTATGAATCACTGAAATACATTTATACCCGCGGCCCTGCCTTGTGCTGCGACAGTGCTGGCCTGGGAACCCCGCTGGGATACAGCAAAAGGGAGGGTGGGTTCTATGCAGGGGGCACTGCATTCTCTGAGCCAGCCCCAAGCCTGGGAGCAAGACAAGCTGTGCTACTGGCGTGGGAGCACTGCCATTTCCAGGTGTTCAGTGGAAGagtgcagggctggtgctggagTTCGGGCCTTTTCCAACTCAGGCAGCCACCCTGCGCCACATTCTCCTGGAAAATCTCTGTCCTTTGGCTTCCTTACCCCATCCACTATTTGCTGTCGAGCCACAGCACAGCCACAGGCACCAAGGAGAGAGATACCAACTCCCCCccaagcagcgttccctgtaagctgcacgcctgccagccccccccgcgTCTAGGAGAGAGTCGGTtgctggctgattagcagagcgcccgcagggGGCATcctgtgtgtctatgggtggtgcacacagACGGTGCAcgtcataaaatttattctgcccttgggaTGGAAAGAAAAATAGGACCGCTGCTCCCCAGGCcgagctctgccccccgcccgcaCCCCTCCGTACCTGCTCCGCGCTGCAGGGCGGCTCGCAGCGCTCGGCAGGCGGCTGCGCGGACTTCCAGCGGCCCGTCCGGGCGGCCAGGGCTGTAGGCGGCCGCCTGCACCGTGTCTTGCAGCCCGCCGGGGGGCGCCGCGCCTTGCCGGCGCCCCTGGAAGACCTCGCGGAGCAGCGCCTCCAGCAGGGGCCGCGCCGCCGCCTCCTCGCCCGGGCCCGGCTGCACGATCACCCCCACCAGGGCGGGCGGCGGGGCCCGGGGCAGCCGGCTGCGCAGGTCCCGGGCGATCTCCCGCAGCCGGGCCCGGGCTCGCCGCGGCCGCAAGCAGCCGGCCGGGCACAGCAGGAACACCAGCGGGGAGCGGATCTCCCGGCCGCGGCTGCAGGGCCCGAGGTACACCCGGACCCGGGGCGCCGGCTGGGCCCCGCTGCACGGCTGCTCCCCGGGCTCCGCGCCCGGCGTGGCCCCGCTGCACGGCTGCTCCCCGAAGAGCTCCTGGGCAAACGCCCCCAGCAGCGCCCGGGTCTCCCCGCCCTCCAGCACCTCCCCGACCAGCAGCACCTCCGGCTTCCCCCCGACCagctccaccagggcctggaactCCCGCAGCGCCTGCTCCTCCGGGGGCgccccctccatccccctcccgGGCTCCCCGGCGGCCTCTGCCGGGCCGGGGCTCAGCGCCTTCCCGGCCCCGCCCAGCCCCGGGAGCCGGGCACAGCCCGCCCCTGTCCCCTTCAGGTTGTCACTTGGCTGCTTCCTCCGCAGCTCCTGCCCCCTAActccagggggcggggagaaggcgCCCAGGACGTTTATGACTCAGCTGCTTGTGGGCAGAagggccccactcccagcccacgtCTCGTCCGGCAGTGGGGCTCAGCCTTTTCTTATAAAGTATCCccgttttaaaaaaataagcaccCCCCAGGCTTCTCTGGCAGACTCCCTAAGAGTGCACATACCACCCCCGGAGAGACATGGCCCTAAGGTAATTGGAGGTCTTGAGGTAGGCGCCAGTCAGCATTTCCAAGTTATTGTTCCCTCTGCAGGAGTCCAATTTGTTTTGTACACCACCAGGTTACCCtgtatctcatggaactggaaagggaccttcagaggtcaggGAATCCAGTTCCTTGCATGCACAGCAGGGTCTatcacagactttttttttttaatttaaaaaaaaaaaaaaagggtatttGCCCTCATTCTTACATGCCCTCTGTAGGCTGGAACTCACAATCCTAGGCATAACAGGCCAAAGCACAAACCACCCAGCTATCATTTGGCCTCCCTGACTTCAAAGCTACTTGCACAAACAGGCAAAAATCTGACAGTAGCCTGTGGCTGAAAACTTGGCTGCTTTTCTACCACTTTACTATCAAATAAacaaattggaatagaaatattgcactGACTTATCAGTGCGAGGCATGTGAAGCAGTAGAAAGAAGTCattatctgaatgaacttttaggctGCATTGACTTTCTGGCAGTGTCTACATTAGCCTACtcgtgttttttatgtagcctgttgtaaaacaaggcaaatctctagatgagttgatacCCCTGGTAGAGAGACACTGTTCTAGAATAAGCTGTGAaccaggcaggggagaggggtgggaatCACTGGCCTGCCCTGGTTGAAGTCGTCATTGATGCAAGAGTCGCACCAGAGAAGAAGAACATCTGGAGaagaagaacataaaaacagccagtggggggtcagatcaatggtccatcaaGCCCGTTGGTGTCTCCAGTGGCAGCCAGTACCAGAGCTTCAGAGCAAGAGAGCAGAACAGCCCATCCCGTCATCTGGCGAGGAGTTCCCTAGGTTAATTCTGTGACAAAGAGCGGAGGGAAAATTTTGCTTCGGGAATCACTGGAGACACTGAGACTGGAGAGCCGTCCTCTTGCCCTGAATGCTGAGTCCCTCAGACACTGAGCAGAAGAAGAGAGAATCCGAAATGAACATGACCTCTTGCACACACGATGTGCACCCCTTTCATGCTGTGAATCCTAACCCACCAACAGAGCCACCCCTAGAGCTGTTAGAATTATCAGAGTTGACTTGCTAGACACCCCagacctcattgtgctaggtgcggTACAAATTCAAATGTGAAGATAAATTGCAAGCTCTGAGGTTAGGGACTAAGGGCACGCCTGTACTTACAGGAAGATTGACGCGCCCAAAGTCAATCTTCCGGGATTTGATTTAGCATACCTAGTAGGGACACGCTAAATCATACTTTGAGGGCACTCCTATTAACTCCAGTGCCTCttgcagttgcaaggagtaagggtaCCTCTGCACTTGCCataagatcgacccactcagggatTCGATTTTGCGCAgctagtggggatgtgcaaatCGAACAATCAGGGATCAACAGTTGAAACTCGGTGCTCTTCGTtattgcaaggaataagggaagttgataggagagtttctgccatcaacctccctctgtgagggcagccagataagtcaaaTCTAgttatgtcaattccagctatgcaattgtcatagctggaattgtgtatctaggatcaactttcagtgGGGTGACCATAGTTCCCtagcccaaatacgggacaccctggcagggagcagcttgctggcTGTGGTTGCCAAGCAAACATAGGTCCCCACCTGCCCTACACctcagggcactgggagggggctgctgccccagagggCACCTTATTGGCTGCCCCATACTTTAGGGCTCAGGGAATGGGACTGCCCCCCCAGGGGAAGACCTCTCCAGCtaccccatgccttggggtgctggaAAGGGGtctgccaccctgcaggggacctccctggctgTCCCCCACATAGGATGCAGGGAGGGGGTCTGCCTCCCCATGGAGAGACCTCTTCAGCTGCCCCAAACCTCAGGGCAcaaggaacagggctgccaccccatgggAGACCTCCCCGGCTGCCACATGCTTTGAGGTGCagggaactgggtggcagctgctcccctgctCAACTATAGGTCAGTttgcccctttgttaaaataaattgggaagGCTTCCTAGTGCCCACAATACGGGGCTGTCCCGGCcgaaatgggatggatggtctagtgtagatctggcctaagtACAAAGGACGGACACAGGCAGATGGGGGAACAGAAGGAAACGACGTTGGCAgtgggcacagcacagcagtAGCGTGGGACTGATACACCGTGACAAGCTGCAGGAGTCGTGGGGATGTGATTGGATTGGTGAGCAAAGAGGGCCAACACCTGAGAGGGGAAAGGTGCAGTGTGTCAGTTCATCCCGTTGGAGGTCTATGGAATAGACAGCTCCGTCCTGCTCCTGGGGGAGTTCTGCGCATGGGCAGGTGCACAGATTTCATAGCCCCTCACGGCTTTCTCTTTCCCCACAGAAAAAATCACTTTCTGAAGGGAAAGCAAAGGGAAGAGACAAGCATGATGGGTTGGGTGCTTAGAACAGCAGGCAGAGAGGCTAATCACTGCCGGGGGAAGGCCGGGCTGGGGATGTCACGGAGCCAGTGGCTCCTATCCTGTTCGGGGCTCAGATGCTATCTCTGGCTCAGTGGACAGGATTTGAAGCTGGTGCCAGGTCAGACTCACCCCCAGAAACTTTGCCGGGCTGTGAGAAACTGCACACGCACCTCCTGCCCGCTTTGCTCCTCAGCCACGGGGAGGAAAGGGGTCACTGTATGGAGAGTGCCTCCCCTACCCACCCCGCCCCCATGCATCTGGACCTCTGCAGAGTCAGACCCCAAATACACATGGAATCCTCCCACTGAGCCCCCCACAGTCACCTCCTCCTGTCCGACACCTGCACTGACCCCCTTCACCCAGAACACCCCCTTGTGAAGCTCCCCACTCCAACCGCTAAGCTGCTGAGcaccctgcacccagcctcctgATCAGGTGCACTCAGACCATCGTCCCACTCTCCCTGCGCTgagaactcccccaccccaccccccacagccaacCCTCCTGCTGAGCCCCTATCACCATCACCTGGATTCCCCTACATAACTCCATTGGCTTTGCACCTGaacccccacatcccctgtgCATCCAGATCCCCTCCCCCCTTCACTCAGACTTCCCCcgagccacccacacccagctgccccacccaagATCCTCACATACACTTGGATACTGCCACACTCAGCCCTCGTGCTCACACCAGATGCAGAATGTGGGGCCCCAGGCCATTTCTGGGGcaggcccagccctggtgctgtgtcAGGGTTGGATGCTGTCCCACCAATGAGCCCATGgcccagggaggggacaggaagggCTGCCGCATGACCTCCCACCTCAGGGCAACCAGTGGCCCATATTCCCCCACCTGCTGGGCTGAAGCTGCCTCATTTATTTACTGATGacatttgcagatttttttaaaatattttgcacaaaATGTTTGTATTTGTTTGATGCAAAATTCCCTCAGAAGTAATTTTCCTGAACAAAACCTTGGTCTGAAAGACTCACAGTTAGCTGGGTGTGACTCCTCCTTACC includes these proteins:
- the C10H2orf72 gene encoding uncharacterized protein C2orf72 homolog, producing the protein MEGAPPEEQALREFQALVELVGGKPEVLLVGEVLEGGETRALLGAFAQELFGEQPCSGATPGAEPGEQPCSGAQPAPRVRVYLGPCSRGREIRSPLVFLLCPAGCLRPRRARARLREIARDLRSRLPRAPPPALVGVIVQPGPGEEAAARPLLEALLREVFQGRRQGAAPPGGLQDTVQAAAYSPGRPDGPLEVRAAACRALRAALQRGAGAEDREKQRLPSILRCVPWGRRSQSRGSSAKATNDIHEGGLQDPEEGVALTSILPNGKCEEAGRGAGP